The region GAAGCGGGCGATGTCCCGCAGCTCGGCCTCGGAGTCGTTCCAGCCGGGGATGACGAGGGTGGTGATCTCCACCCAGACGCCCAGCTCGTGCATCAGGCGCACGTTGTCCAGCACCGGCGCCAGCTTCGCCTTGCAGACCTCCTTGTAGAACCGCTCGGTGAAGGCCTTGATGTCGATGTTGATGCCGCCGAGCACCGGCGCCAGGTGCCGGGTCACCTCGGGCCCCATGTAGCCGTTGCTGACAAAGACGTTGGCCAGCCCCTGGGCCCGGGCCGCCTGCGCGCAGTCGTAGGCGAATTCGTAGAAGATGGTCGGCTCGACGTAGGTGAAGCAGACGCTTTGGCAGCGGGCGCGGATGGCGGCGGCGACGATCTCTTCCGGGGTGCGCTCGCCGCCGATGATATCCGCCCCCTTGGTATGGGGATACTGGGAGATCTGGTAGTTCTGGCAGTGCTCGCAGAAGAAGTTGCAGCCGACGGTGGCGATGGAGTAGGACCGGGAGCCGGGCTGGAAGTGGAACAGGGGCTTTTTCTCGATGGGGTCAGGGTTCTCGGACACCGTCCGGCCATAGACCAGGGTGTACAGGGTGCCGCCCCGGTTCTCCCGCACCCCGCACAGCCCCCGGCGGCCGTCCTTGATGTGGCAGTGGTGGTGGCACAGCCGGCAGCCGGCCACCAAGTCCTTCTCCTTTTCATAGAACATCGCTTCCTTCATGGCGCTCCTCCAACAAGGCTCTGCACGGCTACGGGTCGGGACAGCCCTTCTTCGGCTGGCCGTTGTAGAAGCGCCACTGCTTGCCGACGATCAGTCGGGCACCCCGGCGCAGGGTCAGGAAGGACCAGGCCCATTGCAGAATGACAAAGACCCGGTTCCGGAAGCCGGTCAGATAGAAGATGTGGACCAGGAGCCACGCCATCCAGGCCAGCGCCCCCGACAGCCTGATCCGGCCGATCTCCAGCACCGCCTTGCTCCGGCCGATGGTGGCGAGCTGCCCCTTGTCCAGGTACCGGAACGGCCGCCGGGACTCACCTTTCTGCTCGGCGACAATGGTCCGGGCGATGAAGCGGCCCTGCTGCAGGGCCACCGGGGCCAGGGCCGGCAGCGGGCCACCGGTCTGGTGGGAGAAGTTGGCCAGGTCGCCGGCCACGAACACCTCCGGGTGGCCCTTGATGCTGAGATCCGGCTCCACCAGCACCCGGCCGCTGGCATCGAGGTCGGCCCCCAGCCGCCGGCCCAGCTCCGAGGCCTTGATGCCGGCCGCCCACAGCACGGTACCGGCTTCGATCCTCTCGTTCATGATCTCCACGCCGCCGGCATCCAGGCGCGTGACCATGCTCGATGTCCAGACCTGAACACCCAGGCTTTCCAGGTCCCGGGTCGCCCGGCTCGCCTGCTCGGCGGTGAACGCCGGCAGAATCCGCGGCCCGCCTTCCACGAGCATGATCCGCGTCAGCTTGGGGTCGATGTTGCGGAAGTCCTTGACCAGCGTGTATCGGCTCATCTCGCCGATGGCGCCGGCGATCTCAACGCCGGTGGCGCCGCCGCCGACAACGACGAAGGTGAGCAGCTTCTTGCGGATGGCCGGGTCCGGCTCGCCTTCGGCCTTTTCGTAGGCGGTGAGGATGCGGCGCCGGATCTCGGTGGCCTGCTCCAGGGTTTTGAGGCCCGGGGCGTGCTCCTCCCATTCGGAATGGGCGAAATAGGTGTGCTGGGCGCCGCAGGCCACCACCAGGTAGTCGTACCCAAGACGGCCGATGGAGGTCTCCACCGACCGCGCCGCCAGATCGAACGACCGGACCTCGGCCAGCAGCACCCCGATGTTCTGGTAGCCCGCCAGGATGCTGCGGATGGGCATGGCGATGTCCGCCGGGTTGAGGCCGCCGGTGGCCACCTGGTAGAGGAGCGGTTGAAAGAGGTGGTGGTTCTTGCGGTCCACCAGTTCCACCGCAATGCCATCCCGGTTGCCGAGCCTCTTGGCGACATTGAGCCCGGCAAAACCGGCGCCGAGGATGAGAACGCGTTTTCGGTCCATAGGTCCGGAAGATCCTGCCTCGGCCGCCTACCGGGGACTTCGGCACCGGGCACCGGTGCCGGATGTTGTTTTGGGCCAGTACTCACTGGATCCGCAGGAAGGGATAACGCTCCAGGTCGGGTCGCTGCCAAAGCGCCAGCCCGGCCCGGGGTCCCACGGTCTCGATGGCGATGACCGCCTCCGGGCTGGCAAAGCGGATCTGGCCCGGGGTGCCCGCCTCCTCCAGGGCCGCCAGGAGGAAGTGGTCCAGGAAGCGCTCCTCGTCCATGCTGGACAGCCGGCCCTTGAAGCCCCGGCGGGTCATCCGCACATGGAACGCCTTGTTGGCCAGGGCCGGCACCAAGGCGGCCACGATCTCCTGGGCCTGGGATTCGAACTGCGCCGGCGTCTGGAAGTTGAAGACCGCGCTGGCCGGCAGCACCCGGGCCAGGACCTGGCTCAGGAGATCCGGCTCGGCCGTCACCTGCTCCCGGAGCGTTTCCATGTACTGCGGCCGATCGCCGGCCTTCATCACCAGGACGTTGTAGAAATCTGTCCGGCCCACCTCACCGAGGCTCTCCAGCAGACGCCGCGCCCGGGCGAAGCCCCCTTCCCGCACCGTGATCACCACATTCCAGTCCCGCATCAGGCCCTCTGAAACATCGAATGTCGAATCTCGAACAAGGAATGTCCAACCGCAGAAGGGACCGGCAGCACGGATCCGAAACGTCAACGACCAGTCCCTTCGACCTTCGAAATTCCTTGTTGGACATTCTGCGGTTCATCTGATCCCGTCCGCGGCCAGCTCCTCGGCTGTGGCCGGCCGGGCCGTCGTGCCGGCCGGCTGCCGGTACCAGCCCGGATCCTCGTAGCTCGCAAGGCCTGGGCGCACCTTGAGGACGGTGACCATGCCGCCCATGTCGATAAAGCCCCAGGGCCCCTCCTTGCCGGCCATCGGGATGCTGTTGCGGGGCACCGGCATGCCCATTTCCGCCATGCCGGCCATGCCGGTCTGGCCTATGATCATGGAGCCGGACACCAGATCGCCCACCCGCTGATCCAGGCCTGCCGGGTCCAGGCCCAGCAGGCTCGGGCCATGTCCCATCTGGTTCATGACGTGGTGGGTCATGTGGCAATGCATGAGCCAA is a window of Thermodesulfobacteriota bacterium DNA encoding:
- the amrS gene encoding AmmeMemoRadiSam system radical SAM enzyme; its protein translation is MKEAMFYEKEKDLVAGCRLCHHHCHIKDGRRGLCGVRENRGGTLYTLVYGRTVSENPDPIEKKPLFHFQPGSRSYSIATVGCNFFCEHCQNYQISQYPHTKGADIIGGERTPEEIVAAAIRARCQSVCFTYVEPTIFYEFAYDCAQAARAQGLANVFVSNGYMGPEVTRHLAPVLGGINIDIKAFTERFYKEVCKAKLAPVLDNVRLMHELGVWVEITTLVIPGWNDSEAELRDIARFVKGVDPAMPWHVSAFHPTYRMTDRPRTPVATVRRAWEIGREEGLRFVYEGNVPGAGGENTTCPACGETLVERLGFSVLANRLQEGRCFACRERIEGIWS
- a CDS encoding NAD(P)/FAD-dependent oxidoreductase; translated protein: MDRKRVLILGAGFAGLNVAKRLGNRDGIAVELVDRKNHHLFQPLLYQVATGGLNPADIAMPIRSILAGYQNIGVLLAEVRSFDLAARSVETSIGRLGYDYLVVACGAQHTYFAHSEWEEHAPGLKTLEQATEIRRRILTAYEKAEGEPDPAIRKKLLTFVVVGGGATGVEIAGAIGEMSRYTLVKDFRNIDPKLTRIMLVEGGPRILPAFTAEQASRATRDLESLGVQVWTSSMVTRLDAGGVEIMNERIEAGTVLWAAGIKASELGRRLGADLDASGRVLVEPDLSIKGHPEVFVAGDLANFSHQTGGPLPALAPVALQQGRFIARTIVAEQKGESRRPFRYLDKGQLATIGRSKAVLEIGRIRLSGALAWMAWLLVHIFYLTGFRNRVFVILQWAWSFLTLRRGARLIVGKQWRFYNGQPKKGCPDP